GGGGTCAACCAGAGCCTCAAGAGGTGACTGAACCATCTCTTCCTGCCTGTGTGGATTACTATTTCTACTTTTCTAGTGGCTGGTGTTAATGAAACCATGTGCCTGTGCTGTGGCTTTTGGTTCTTCAGGGTCAGGAAGCTGTCCGAGATGACCGAGAAGATGAGCAAATCGCTGCTAGACACGGTCATCTCGGTGACGGGGTCCATGGCCGCGCCGCTGCTTCGTTCCAACCAAGGGAAAGCATTCCTCGCCACCGTCCCCGGAGAGGTCATTCTGGCCACGCTTGATGGCATCAGTGAGTGCCTTGCAAAACACTAATCAAACCAACCTTGCCATTATATAATCAGATCGATAGCTATTCACCTATTGTTCAGTGAAGGAGGGATGGGAATTTGGAAGGCTTTTTATATTGCTTTGCATTTGTGTGGCAGATAAAGTTATGGACGCTGTAGAGGCTGCCGAGAGGAGATCACTGGCTGCAACCTCCAATGTTGTTTCCGGTGCAGTGTCTAGGAGGTAAGAACATGGTTACATGGGCATTATCCAAAATCAATTCTCTGTTCCGAAAATCGTATCAGCATCTGGAAAGCGGCAATTGAGGAGCTTTTTCTTCTGTAGGTATGGAGAGAGCGCAGGCGAGGCGACTGAAGACGCCTTCGCAACGGCCGGTCACACCGTGGGGACGGCGTGGAACCTCTTCAAGATACGGAAGGCTGTCACGCCGTCATCCTCACTTCCAGGGAACATGGTGAAGAGCGCCGTGAGGAACAGAAACTGAGGCTCTGGTTTGCCTCCGCAGGACAGCGAGAACCGAGAATGCGACTCTACCAACAGATAGTATGCGCCCTCATGCTTGTGCTGCACTGCACAGGCGCCACCAAATGAAGACATGACAAATTCAATGTTAATCCACAGTCCTGGAGTACAATATGAAATGTTGAACTTCAGATCTACTTTGACGTTGTTCTTACAGAAGGTCAGAGCAATGCCCATTTGTATCACGGCACACTGGTTGTCGCAGCTTGTTACAACCAGATGTGCTGCAATAAAATGTTAATGTCATGAGACACCACAGCCAAAACTGGTTCACATCCAGGAATTACAAAATATTACTTCAGCTCGGAAGAGAAAAAATTTCGTTTTCCCACTAGTAACACAGAGACATAATTATGCCGTCGCCAGAGTCAGACCTGTAGTAATAGACACAGTGTAATTGAATGTAAACGAGTGTTTACTTCTTTTTCCCACCAGCATCAGTCTAAGTCTGTAAAAATGAGTGACGGCCGCGGTGGCCTTCGAGTTGCTGTCCGCCATGGTTGGACTTGCGCGGCGCCGCCTTGGAGTAGTCGGAGGACCGGAGAAGGTGTGGCACACTGTACACAGGCTGAGGTTGTGGCCCTAGGAAAGCCCTAAAGATTATATTGTGGGCCTGGAGCTTTGGGCTGGACCTGAATAGACGGGCTCTACATTTAGGATGAAAAGCATGTATTGCTCCCAGCCCAAACAATATGGGCTGACTGCTACGTTATTTCATTCTGtctgttctaaaaaaacattctGTGTTTACCGGTGCATTCGAGTTCTAGTTTCATTACTCAACTTGACATCTCAATTAGTCGAACtcgaagaacaaacaaaaaaagcacCGGACTAACCGCTATGACATCTACTAGGTTTTCGATAATGAAAGCTTTATTGAACTAAGATGTCGCATCAACAAGATACACCAAACCACCCGGTTTCTACGTAACCAAACCCGAGAGTCAAAAAATTATTACGACCGAACAAACGCGAAGCAGATAGACCATGCTGCCACCCATCGTGGGTGAACACCTCCCTGCCCGCTTCACTTGCACGCATGCAACCGTAACCATAGGTCTGTCTTTCTCTCGTTGAAGCAACGGCCATGAACAGAGCCGGCCGGGACCGGCCATACCAAACCCGGACCTGACCGCGCCCCGCACCCGCGACCCGGACCCTACGCGGGTCTCGCGGACCCGTAGGTATACCCGACCCGGATTtggccggctcctcctccacaggGCTGCGCATCGGCGGACGGGAGGGGACGAGAGAGACGGCGCTGCACGCCGGCGaacggaggagggagacggcgctGGCGCTGCGTGATAGCgaggggaggagaagagggcgCCGCGCGTCgggcggaggagacgacgCGCCGGTGCAGCGGCCGCGAGACGATTCCGGCGAAGTGCTGCGAGGGGAGGGCCAGGCgacgcgccggcggcgaggcgaggtTTGACGCGATCTGCTTCCGGCTGAGGAGCCGTCGCCTCGGGCTATTTCTGGCGCAGCAACGAGCGAACAAAAAATCTGGGAAGGAGAAGGTTGGAGCAGCGGCGCACACGGGAGTACGGGAATAGATCCATGCTAGGGGAGGCCATTGGGCAGAGGCAATCGTGGGTCGTGGCCTGGTGGGCAACCCTAATGAGCCAGGCAGGCCGAATGAATGGGCCTTATGTGCTGGGCCGGACGTTGTATGTCCGGGTACGCGGGTTTACGGGTTCGGGGCTAGCAATACCAAACCCGGACCCGGCAGACCCGTCGGGTCCGAAATTTTCCCGATAACAGACCCGCAACTAATCGGGTCTAAACCCGTCGGGTAATCGGGTTTcgggtacccattgccatcctCAAGTGCATACACCAGTAAATAACCTGCATAAAAGAGGTGGATTGTCGATTGTTAAATACAATTTCGTTTCTGCAAAGCCAAATGCATCAACAAAGAGCGGTCGTCCCCACCAAAATTTTAGTTCTAAACTTTCTACCTATACCATTTAGCCAATTGGCAAAAATATTTGACACGCTTCGAGTTGGGCGAAGGTTAGAAACCACCTAAATGGTGGACCATACAGAACATGCAAACTGGCAATAAAAAACAAGTGCTCGATCGTCTCATCCTGAGAACAAAAGGCACACTTTGGGTTTCCATGCCAATTCCTTTTTCACAAATTATCTTTTGTGAGAATGATCCTCGTCGCAACAACCACATGAATACTTTTACCTTGAGAGGCACTTTTAGTTTTCACAATTGTCTATTCGTCGAAGGCACCTCAGAATGGACCAATGCATGGTACGTCGAGCTAACTGATGTAAATTCCATCGGAACACATCAGGTCCTTGGGTTAGCTGAACCCCGCCCAATCGCTGGAGCAAACGATTCCAACCCACAGCTTGAGACCAATGAGGTCTCTCTGAAAGGAAACATTCGGGACATGTGAACTGAGAACATCTATTGATTTGAAGATTGAACATGTAGGATAACTTTGAAATTACAACATGCAAATCTGGCTATCTGGCATGCCATAAAATTGAATTCCAAATTTAATCTACACAATGGGGGAAATTGGTTTCGGCTGGTTGTACTATACACAACACGGCAGATCTATataccttttgttttctgataTGCAAATTGAATTTGGATTTCTAATTTTGTGACATGTTATGTCTTATGTTAATgtgtgaaaaaaaatgtatttatttctgACTTTCATAGCCTTTATTCGCTGGTCGATTGCATCTAGTTGCTCCAAAAGAAGTTAGAATGTCTCCACATCCGCACATGCAAGTGGATTAGAAAGAGCATCGAATGATTAACTCGCCATAATCAAACCAAATTGGCTTGATCTGAAATATATGTGcgcctttttttctttataaGGAATGGGTAATATTTTTTGCGGATAATACATTACATATCATGATTTGTGATCGTAGTGTCCATGTAGACGGGGACGGCTGTCtggactctctctctctctctctctctctctcgtggGAGTACTCATCTCGTGGATGATTGCCCAATAACGTTAGTTAAATGATTGATCGAAGTAGTAGAGGGAACATTATCGTGTCGCGAGTTGATACTACCATTGTTTTTCCAGTTGTTTTTTGGTTTGGTGCGATGGGGCTGCTACTCAAAGATCTGATCGTGGAAGTTCTTTTGTTCCGTGCGATGCTGATAACGGGAGTTGGAAGACGGTGTCGCGTCTTCTTCCATTAAAGCCACAAACAAAGGCCGACGAGACAGAAATCGTTGTTGCTGTTGGTGAGGTGCTATTAATCAGCCAATCACTGAACTCCACAACGTGACGGAATCGTTCCTTCTGTTCCACACAGAAGCTAGGCTAGGAATTTATTTCGTGTTAACTTCGATGCAGGGGTGGCGGTCCACCGTTGCTAACTGAGCGGGGGAGCAGCCCACGCGACAGTGGAACGTTGCTTTCCTTTTAACAATGCCGAGAGTGACTCTTGTCGTCGGACCATGGATCAGGCAcgtttctcttcttcttttttcgtgCGCCTTATCTCTTTTCCCTCATTATAACTGGTCCCTATCAACTTGTTTTTGAAACAAAGGCAAAATACTTGCCTATACCATTGAATAAGGAGAGTTTAGAGAGTAATACAACcaacaaataaaaatagtCCGACCCGGGCAAAACAACATACTGCGGTGTGCCCCAGCAAGCACTCAATTGGCTGCTTCCCCTTTGATCTTGGTGAATACCATCCCCGTCGTGATCGAGAGGTTATGGAAGGTccttgcatttcttttttctttacaTAATTCCACTGACATGATGATGGGGCCACGGCCTTTCTTAGGGTTCTAGGCTCATCTCGTCGGCACCTATATACTCTTATTTTCATTGATCATTGGTGGGCAAAAACTGTGCTCCCTGCTCCGCTGATCACTCATATCTTTATATTTATGGTCAGTTTATTTCTTTTAGAGACATCAAGTACGATCCGTAGGGGTGTTCTTCCTATCGACATACATTGTTTGTTATTGAAGAAATAGTCTTCTTATGACGATACACACGGGGCATCGAGCATGACATTCAGTTCTCGGAAGCTAGGGATACAACCATCCATTAACCACCAAACTATGTTTTGTCCTCTTACAGTCTCTTACTGACTTAATGTCCTCTAATTCctctttagtttttttatatgcatgaaaaaaaatgtcatttgTGCTTAAACTATGTTTTGTCCTCTTACAGTCTCTTAACTGACTTAATGCCCTCTAATTCctctttagtttttttatatacatgaaaaaaatgtCATTTGTAATGCCTCCATTCATAAATTCACGCCATCCTAAGTTTCACAAAATTTAACTCACAACATGTataaaaaagagtaaaattgAACATGTGAAAATGATATAATTACATTTTCAAAGTGACAAGAGGCATAAATCATACCAGAAATATGCAGGACATATGAGTACAAAAGCATTTTCCACAtgaattaaataaaaaaatgtgttcGTGTCTGTTTCCACATGTTGGCATGTTCTTTAACTAGAAATTTCTATTATATTAGTAATACATAAAAAAAGACATGACAATGTAACTGGATTCAGGCCAAACAAAAACCCAACAAACAATTAGAAAAAGctctatatatacacatgaCGATTGTCCTATTATATCTTATCAAACAGAAATACAAAAACACAGtattgatttttatttttttctgaaaaaatcAGTAATGCACTCTACTAATTAGGCTCAGTTTGATATCGCGAATTGTGCTACGCTAGACTTACCTTATAATctgctggaaaaaaaatacacagaCACAAAGACACAAAGACAGTGAAAAACGGGTGAAAACGAGATTATAATAAGGACCAAACCGGCGAAAGGGCCAAAGCCAAGCCAACCCAACCACGTCCGAGCTTCCACTTGTTCCATCCCCATTCCCCACTCcacctccctcgccgccgggcGAGCAGACCTACCATCGCTCTCAGGGGCCGCGGGCCCCGCTGGCCAGCGACCATGCGCGCCCCCTTCCTTACGGTAATCTCGCGCCTCCTGCTCCCTCCTCGGTCCTCTCACGCTCCGGTCAACTTCCCCACGGCACCAAAGATTAGCCTAATCGTGCCTTGAATCAATAATGCGTTAGTAGTATACTAATACTCCCGCACTAACCATACCATGCCACCACCTTTGATAAATACCACTGCTCCATCAGCTACTAGCAGTAGCGCGGCAGTGGCAATCCCAGGGAAGCAGCTTGAGTGGTGTGCAGCAGAGTGGTTGCTCTTGGTGCCACTTGTGCGGGGAGGCTCGAGGACTAGCGGCGGCCGCGAAGTGGTGGTGCTTTGGTAGGAGGGGGTTTGTGTcatcggcagcggcggcgaaggggGAGATGGAGAGCACCATGAAGGGAATACGGGGAGGTGGGGCGCCGTGCGTCCTGGACATGGACGACGCGGCGacggtgggcggcggcgtggaggacACCTACGGCGAGGACCGCGCCACCGAGGAGCAGCTCGTCACGCCGTGGACCGTCTCCGTCGCGAGGTGAGCGTGTGGATGGGCCGCTGGGTGCAGAGACTGTAGTCCGATCCGCTAGTATGCTTTTACTCAAGGATAAGCTTTCTGATCTGCCGTGGCCTGGCCTGGGCCCCGGGGGGGTTGGTGTTTCTGTTTCTTCGCCGGAGACAAACGTTTTACGGCTTCTGGTGACCGGGATTTTGATCTCCCTTGTTAGTATTCTATTAGTAAATAAGTTCTAATCATGAGGCTTCAGGTTTTGATCTGACCAAACTTTGATATGTTCCGACTTTATATTCCAGAATTTGCCAGTTTGACCATGATTTTGTAAGCTATATGGTACTTCACACTGACTATAGTGATACTTCGGTTACTCCTAAAAATTATAGGGTAGAATTTtaatcatcttttttttttctgcgggAGATGAATTTGATTCATTTATCAATGAGTATGAATGACAACCCTGCGGAAAGGAGAAATTATTTACTATATATACACTTGCACAagacctgttttttttttcaaagcaTAATTTGGAATGCGGAAATTCTGACTTGTTTGATGTGCGGCAGCGGTTACAATTTGCTGAGGGATCCACGCTACAACAAGGGGCTTGCCTTCACAGAGAAGGAGCGAGAGACACATTACCTTCGTGGCCTTCTGCCACCAACAGTCATATCCCAGGAGCTCCAGGTTCAACGATCCTCGACTATTATTTTCGCGAATCATTTCATGTGTGTGCACATCTCTGATCCAGTGTTCTGTGATATTACCAGGAGAGGAAGATCATGCATAACATCCGCCAGTACCAGCTACCTCTGCAGCGTTACATGGCTATGATGGACCTTCAGGTAACTGTTCACTTCTTCTTGTTTCATGAATGGGATGACTCCCTTGGAACTCTGCTATAGTTCATACTATAGCTGATACGAGCCATTTTGGTTACGCTGTTCTTTTAATCCATATTGCAGGAAGGCAACGAGAGGCTTTTCTACAAGCTCCTCATTGACAATGTTGAGGAGTTGCTTCCTGTTGTGTACACTCCAACTGTTGGTGAGGCCTGCCAAAAGTATGGCTCCATATTTAGTCGTCCTCAGGGTCTTTATATCAGCTTGAAAGAGAAGTAAGTTTTTATTTGTGGGTCTGTATTATTTTGCGATTCTATTGTCCGTCCTCATATGGAATTTTGCTGGGATGTACAGGGGAAAGATCCTTGAGGTGCTGAAGAACTGGCCAGAGAGGAGCATTCAGGTCATTGTTGTTACTGACGGTGAGCGAATTTTGGGGCTTGGAGATCTTGGGTGCCAGGTATTTTCTTATATGTATCTTGAAAATTTATGATAAATTATATCAACCTCCTGTGTTGATTACAATATTTTCTATATAGGGAATGGGGATTCCTGTTGGTAAGCTTTCTCTCTACACTGCTTTGGGAGGGGTTCGTCCATCTGCTGTAAGTTGTCACTATATCTACATTTTCGTCAGACTACCATTTCTTGTTGCATGAACTAACATGTTATGTGTGTTCCTGAAGTGCTTGCCAATCACATTGGATGTTGGTACAAATAATGAGCAGCTTCTAAATGATGAGTTTTACATTGGCTTGAGGCAAAGAAGGGCAATTGGCCAGGTTGGACAACGATATCTGCTTCTGCTTGTTTTGACAACTCACTCTAGTTACAACTTGAAAATCTTAATTGGTCTTTTTTTGTGCTATCAGGAGTATGCTGATTTTCTGCATGAATTTATGGCTGCTGTGAAGCAAAACTACGGGGAGAAAGTTCTCATTCAGGTAATCTACATGCTAGTAAAGCTATATTCTGAACAAAATTCTGAAACGGAAAAACATTTGAGTGTGCGTTGACATGCCTCTTTGTTTGAAAACTATGAAACAGTATCATATTTGCTTAATGACTTTTTGTCATGCAGTTCGAGGATTTTGCAAACCATAATGCATTCGATCTCCTTGCACGATATGGCACGACCCACCTCGTATTTAATGATGATATCCAGGTACTGTTATTAGATGACTGTTAGCTTGCTTGTAATGTTAAGTGGAAATGTACAATTTCTGCAAGATATCATAAACTGTTAGTAGCATGGAGCTGCCCTGAACATTTCGCTGTCTGTACTGTGAGCTGGGGGCTAGGGTTTACTTTGTATATATTGCAGGGAACAGCTTCTGTGGTCCTTGCTGGGCTTGTTGCAGCACTGAAATTAGTCGGTGGTACATTGGCAGAGCACACCTACCTGTTCCTGGGAGCTGGAGAGGTCTCTTCTTTATGCTTTCTTATTTTAATGTATTATTAGTTTACACATAGGGACCACTCTTTGgcttcatttttttaagaTACTAGGGTATTTCTATTTTTGTGCTTGGCCAATGTTAGTCTTTTGTAGAGCTCCAATAGCTGAAGTCGACCTTCTTGTTTAGCTAGAATTCTCCAAATTACATCAAATTTACAATTTAGGCGAGTCTCTACTCTTCTAGGTTTATACTAGCCAGCTATCATAGATCTTATAGTCTAACGTGTCCCTTATTTGATTACATAATTTTATGTGCACCAACAATTTGCAATTCTGTAGTCGAAATAGTGCATTGCTACTTCATCAGGATCAGTTCTCCCCCTTTTTTGTATTGTTCTATATTGAAAATGTAGATATCAATCATTCAGTTTATTAAAGGTTGTATAATACCTTACAAAATAAAGGTCATATGCTTCTCAGTGTCGTTTTATTGAAGGCTGTATACATCTTGTTCTTTTATTGTTGCTTTGATTCACATTTTCTCTACAAACCAATAAGCTTCGCTTTGGTGCTTGCAGGCTGGGACAGGTATTGCAGAACTTATAGCTCTTGAGATGTCAAGACAGGTGGTGCATCTTTTTCTCTTGGTTTCTCTGTCATTTGCAGCTTGTGCACACATGTCTCGAATCTAGATGGCCTAACCATTGTTGACTGTGCAAAGTGCAGACCAAAATCCCAATAGAAGAATGCCGCAAGAAAATCTGGCTTGTTGATTCAAAGGTTCAATTTTTAGGAATACCCCATATCTCTTACTTTCACTATTTCTGCCAGAACTTCAGTAGTTCAGTGTATTCATACTCGCTAACTGTAGATGCTAATCAATGACAGGGCCTGATTGTCAGTACGCGAAAGGAGTCCCTTCAACACTTCAAGCAACCATGGGCTCATGAGCATGAGCATGTGGGCAACCTCTTAGATGCAGTAAATGTATGAGTGCacttttgaaaaagaaaattctaTTTAACCTTGTTCGCAATCTCCTGAATCTTTACAAGCTTCTCTTCTGATCGAAATATGTCTTCCACCTTCCAGGCTATCAAACCAACGGTGTTGATTGGCACATCTGGAAAGGGGCAAACTTTCACACAGGAGGTCGTTGAAGCCATTTCCTCATTTAACGAGGTAACTTTCACCATGACAACTTGTTACTTCTGAGACTTTTGGACCACTGAAGTTAGAAGATAACATTGTGTTTTTTGTAGATGCCTATCATTCTTGCACTGTCAAACCCAACGTCTCAGGCTGAGTGCACCGCCGAACAGGCCTACACATGGAGCAAGGTAATGATCTCTATCAGCAGTCACCTCGCCTGTTGGAAATTGTTATTGATAGAGCTATGCAACATTATCAATCAGCAGCAATATTTTGGTGCTAACAGTCTGTGTTAGCAGGGTCGAGCAGTGTTTGCAACTGGAAGCCCATTTGATCCAGTGGAGTACAATGGCAAGATGTATGTGCCTGGTCAGGTGTGAATAACTAACTCATGTTCATCTCAGAGATTTTAGCTGCTTCCAATGGTCTGAACGAAAC
The Brachypodium distachyon strain Bd21 chromosome 2, Brachypodium_distachyon_v3.0, whole genome shotgun sequence genome window above contains:
- the LOC100830323 gene encoding NADP-dependent malic enzyme isoform X2 — encoded protein: MHNIRQYQLPLQRYMAMMDLQEGNERLFYKLLIDNVEELLPVVYTPTVGEACQKYGSIFSRPQGLYISLKEKGKILEVLKNWPERSIQVIVVTDGERILGLGDLGCQGMGIPVGKLSLYTALGGVRPSACLPITLDVGTNNEQLLNDEFYIGLRQRRAIGQEYADFLHEFMAAVKQNYGEKVLIQFEDFANHNAFDLLARYGTTHLVFNDDIQGTASVVLAGLVAALKLVGGTLAEHTYLFLGAGEAGTGIAELIALEMSRQTKIPIEECRKKIWLVDSKGLIVSTRKESLQHFKQPWAHEHEHVGNLLDAVNAIKPTVLIGTSGKGQTFTQEVVEAISSFNEMPIILALSNPTSQAECTAEQAYTWSKGRAVFATGSPFDPVEYNGKMYVPGQANNAYIFPGFGLGVVMSGAIRVHDDMLLAASEALAQQVTQENFDKGLIYPPFSNIRKISAHIAANVAAKAYELGLASRRPRPKDLVKYAESCMYSPIYRNYR
- the LOC100830323 gene encoding NADP-dependent malic enzyme isoform X1 — its product is MRAPFLTLLAVARQWQSQGSSLSGVQQSGCSWCHLCGEARGLAAAAKWWCFGRRGFVSSAAAAKGEMESTMKGIRGGGAPCVLDMDDAATVGGGVEDTYGEDRATEEQLVTPWTVSVASGYNLLRDPRYNKGLAFTEKERETHYLRGLLPPTVISQELQERKIMHNIRQYQLPLQRYMAMMDLQEGNERLFYKLLIDNVEELLPVVYTPTVGEACQKYGSIFSRPQGLYISLKEKGKILEVLKNWPERSIQVIVVTDGERILGLGDLGCQGMGIPVGKLSLYTALGGVRPSACLPITLDVGTNNEQLLNDEFYIGLRQRRAIGQEYADFLHEFMAAVKQNYGEKVLIQFEDFANHNAFDLLARYGTTHLVFNDDIQGTASVVLAGLVAALKLVGGTLAEHTYLFLGAGEAGTGIAELIALEMSRQTKIPIEECRKKIWLVDSKGLIVSTRKESLQHFKQPWAHEHEHVGNLLDAVNAIKPTVLIGTSGKGQTFTQEVVEAISSFNEMPIILALSNPTSQAECTAEQAYTWSKGRAVFATGSPFDPVEYNGKMYVPGQANNAYIFPGFGLGVVMSGAIRVHDDMLLAASEALAQQVTQENFDKGLIYPPFSNIRKISAHIAANVAAKAYELGLASRRPRPKDLVKYAESCMYSPIYRNYR